A single region of the Juglans regia cultivar Chandler unplaced genomic scaffold, Walnut 2.0 Scaffold_25842, whole genome shotgun sequence genome encodes:
- the LOC109013343 gene encoding receptor-like protein 48: METCLGKRSVILIWFMALATFCPSAWGEVCNKEQKRALLEIKNSTDGLAFKDFDGGDCCEAIDNISCEGLLTRIDLRGIDIPISRTWIPNVTLFTLFGELQELYLSGINIGGELQPFCELKRLKYLRILDLRNNKLEGNIPSCLGTIEKLSQLDLSGNHLHGNLPSSIFSNHSSIMVFDVSDNQLDGNIPSYPGIIQQFDISNNHFQGNVPSSIFSNQSQISLFDVS, translated from the exons ATGGAGACTTGCCTCGGTAAAAGATCAGTCATTTTGATTTGGTTTATGGCTCTCGCTACTTTCTGCCCATCCGCTTGGGGCGAAGTATGCAACAAAGAACAGAAGAGAGCTCTTTTGGAGATAAAAAACTCCACCGATGGTCTAGCCTTCAAGGATTTTGACGGTGGGGATTGTTGTGAGGCAATTGATAATATCTCGTGCGAGGGGTTACTTACCAGAATCGATTTACGCGGTATTGATATACCAATATCAAGGACATGGATCCCAAATGTAACTTTGTTCACCTTATTTGGTGAATTGCAAGAGCTTTATCTTAGCGGCATCAACATTGGAGGAGAGCTTCAAC CATTTTGTGAGTTGAAGAGACTCAAATATCTAAGGATCTTGGACCTTCGGAATAATAAATTGGAAGGCAATATTCCCTCTTGTCTTGGGACGATTGAAAAACTTTCACAACTTGATCTGTCGGGAAACCACCTTCATGGCAATCTACCTTCGTCAATATTCTCAAATCATAGCTCGATTATGGTGTTCGATGTTTCGGATAATCAATTGGACGGCAATATTCCCTCTTATCCAGGGATAATTCAACAGTTTGATATTTCGAATAATCACTTTCAGGGTAATGTGCCTTCATCAATATTCTCTAATCAAAGCCAGATTTCCTTGTTCGATGTTTCTG